The nucleotide window TTCTTTAAACATCTCAGAAGGATTCTTGATCTTCTTGTGAGAGATTTCAGAAACGTGAACCAGACCTTCAATACCTTCTTCAACTTCTACGAAGAGGCCGAAGTCGGTGATGTTGGTAACGAGACCATCAAGGGTGCAGCCAACGGGGTACTTATTGGGTACCTGAGACCAGGGGTCTTCGGAAAGCTGTTTAACACCGAGAGTGAATTTCTCGTTTTCTTTATCAACAGTAAGTACTTTAGCCTGAACGGAATCGCCCACGCTGTATACTTCTGAAGGATGGCGAACCTTGCGGGTCCAGGAGATATCGGAAACGTGAATCAGGCCGTCAATGCCGTCTTCGATGCCGATGAACACACCGAATTCGGTGATGTTCTTGATCTGGCCTTCAAGGATAGTACCTTCGGGGAATTTCTCAGCAACAACATCCCAAGGGTTAGGCTTAACCTGTTTCATACCGAGGGAGATGCGCTTCTTGTCGGGATCAACACCCAGAACAACTACGTCGACTTCATCGCCAACGCGAACCATCTGGGAGGGGTGACGGAGTTTGCGGGTCCAGGACATTTCAGAAATGTGAACCAGACCTTCAACACCAGCTTCCAGCTCAACGAATGCACCGTAATCGGCGAGGTTGGTAACCTTACCGGTGTACTTGGCACCTTCAGGGTATTTGCCGGAGATGTCTTCCCACGGATCGGGAACGAGCTGCTTGAGTCCGAGGGAAACTTTCTGGCCTTCTTTGTCGAAGTTCAGAACTTTCAGTTCGAGCTCATCACCGAGTGCGACCATTTCCTTAGGATGCTTGATGCGCTTCCAGGACATGTCTGTGATATGCAGAAGACCGTCGAGACCGCCGAGGTCGATGAATACACCGTATTCGGTGATGTTCTTGACCTTACCTTTAACAGTCTGCTCTTCTTCAAGAGTTTCGAGCAGCTGGGAACGCATTTCGTTGCGCTGTTCTTCGAGAAGAACGCGGCGGGAAACGATAACGTTGCTGCGGCGACGGTTAATTTTAAGAATCTTGAATTCGTAAGTCTGATCAACGAGAGCGTCCATATCAGGAACGGGACGAAGATCAACGTGAGAACCGGGCAGGAATGCTTCCACGCCACCGAGATCAACGGTGTAACCACCTTTGATGCGGCGGATGATTCTGCCTTCAACAACGCCTTCGCTTT belongs to Marinifilum sp. JC120 and includes:
- a CDS encoding 30S ribosomal protein S1; the encoded protein is MENNENMNAEMEMDMDFEAALEDYLNADFGNLDEGSIVAGEVVKVDKDFVLIDVNFKSEGQIAVSEFLDADGEVTVAVGDKVDVFVANKNENEGTIHLSRDKAKRMQLFDKLEEVQESEGVVEGRIIRRIKGGYTVDLGGVEAFLPGSHVDLRPVPDMDALVDQTYEFKILKINRRRSNVIVSRRVLLEEQRNEMRSQLLETLEEEQTVKGKVKNITEYGVFIDLGGLDGLLHITDMSWKRIKHPKEMVALGDELELKVLNFDKEGQKVSLGLKQLVPDPWEDISGKYPEGAKYTGKVTNLADYGAFVELEAGVEGLVHISEMSWTRKLRHPSQMVRVGDEVDVVVLGVDPDKKRISLGMKQVKPNPWDVVAEKFPEGTILEGQIKNITEFGVFIGIEDGIDGLIHVSDISWTRKVRHPSEVYSVGDSVQAKVLTVDKENEKFTLGVKQLSEDPWSQVPNKYPVGCTLDGLVTNITDFGLFVEVEEGIEGLVHVSEISHKKIKNPSEMFKEGVTIQAKVIHVSADERRLGLSIKQLKEDTEKRQPKEFRSGPADNGNTLGELLKQKLADASEAKAAAETEDEES